In Opitutaceae bacterium, the sequence GCGAGGGTGTAACCGGCGCCGCGTTCCCAGATTTCGATTCGGATATTGGACCGGTCGAGCACTTGCAGGAACTGGACGTTTGTTTTTCGCGGGAAGTACGGATGCAACTCGATCGCCGGGCCGTAGGTCTTGGCGATCTCTGGCGTCGCTGTCGCGACTGGGATGACGCAATGGGGATTTCCCACCGTCGCCGCACTGAACAGGAAGTGGCGGTCGACCACCGTGAGGGGTTGATCGAGCACCTCGGCGGGGCCGTCTGGGAGGAGCACGGGAATCTTGTCCTTGGAAAAGCTCACGCGCCCCATGTCGATGGTGAGCGTCTCGCCGTTTCCGTGCACGCGTGCCTGCACAATGCCTCCCAGGGTCTCGAGGGAGAATTCGCGGCCCGCCTTCTTCTCATCCCAGAGGTAACGCGCAAAGATCCGCACGCCATTCCCGGACTTCTCAGCCTCAGAGCCATCTGGATTATAGATTCGCAGTTTCGCGTGTGCGAGACCCGATGGCAGCGGGCCCCAAAGGATGCCGTCGGAGCCAATCCCGAAATTCCTGTGACAAACGCGCACGATCTGTTCCACGGTGGGGCCTTTCGCCCACTGGGGAAAATCCTTTGGATCGAGCACCACGTAATCGTTGCCCAAGGCATGGTATTTTGCGAAGCGCATGACCCAAGCCTTGTACGAGAATGGGCGAGGGGCAAGCGGGGGTGCAGCTGAGTGAAGCGAGGGGTGGTCGGTGGACCAGGGACCGGAGGACCAGGGACCGGAGGACCAGGGATCGGGGGACCAGGGATCGGGGACCAGTGGCGAGGTCAGAGGGTGGGAAACAAAAAACCCGGCCACCTTGCGGAGGCCGGGTTTCGGGTGACGGGTGGTTTGCTAGGCGTCTTTTGCTGGCATCTTAGGCCAGGTTGTGCGCGTAAAGGGTGATGAGGGAGGAGATCTCGTCCACCGGAGGCAGGCTCGATTCCGCTGAGAACAGCAGGAGGAGTGCCCAAAGTGTTCCACCGCCAAGAATGAGTCCGATGAAGAACAGGACGGTGCAGAACGCTTTGTCCCACTTGAGGTGCATGAAGTAAAAGATGACCAGGAGAAACTTCACGAGCGAGAGGACCGCGAGGCTCCCGATGATCAGCCACTTGGCGAGCGGGAGGTACACGAGTACAATTTCCACGCCCGTGATCGCCGCGAGGATCATTGCGATCTGAACGAAGATGTGGAACTTGCTGGGATGGTGCTGCCCGTCGGCAGCAAACGGAGCGTGGGTGGCGTGTTCCATGGTCAGACGTATTCGAGAAGATAGACAGCGGTGAAGATCACGATCCAGACGATGTCGACGAAGTGCCAGTAGAGACCCATTGACTCGACATCGATGGCGTTGGCTTCGCCAAACTCGGCCGTGGACTTGTCGCGGCCCAGTGCCCAAAGGGCGATGACTCCGGCGAGGGTCACGGCGGTGGAGATTGGGTGGTGCGAAAGGAAGGTGCCGACAGCGCCCCAGCCGTGCTCGGCGGCAATATGCGTGTACGACATCATGGCGCTCATCGAGGCGACGATCGTCACCAAAAACACGAGCAGATGAACGACAGCCTTGCCGATCCAGGGGCGGCCTTCGTCGGCATCCGCGGGCTTGAAGCTGCGGATGTACATCAAGATGAGCCAGAGGACGCCGATTGCGACGTGGCAACCGTGGGTTCCCGTGAGCGTGTAGAACGTCGAACCAAAGGTGCTGTTGCTCAGCGTCAGCCCTTTCTCGTGCACGAAGTGCGAAAACTCATACACCTGGCAGGCGAGGAAGATCAGGCCGAAGAAGATCGTTCCGAGGAGATTCTTCCGGGTGCTTTCGACGCGACCCTTCTGGCAGGCATTCACGGCAAGTGCCATGAGGAGCGACGACATCAGGAGGATGAAGGTCGAGAACGAGGTGAGTTCGATGCTGAAAATGCTCTTCGGATCGGGCGAGCCCGGGGGCGGGTGCAGCCGATAGATGAGGTGCGTCGAAATCAGCGTGCCGAAGAACATGCAATCCGAGGCCAGGAAAGCCCACATGAAGAGCTTCTTGTTCGGAATGCCGGTCGACGTCGTGTGGTCGTGGTGATGGTCGATATGACCGGAGGCGGCGTGGCTGCTCATTTGCGAAGAGGGTAGGGCTCAGTGGGCCTTGTGTGAGGAATCATCGCCCGAGTGTTCATCGAGATGAATGTGGTAGCCGCCGGGGCCTTCGTGCGACCAGCCGTACACGCCGAGGAAGAGGAGGACTCCGCCGGCAATCGCACCGGTAAAGTGGTGGTACGAGTAGAAGAGCGCCGCCACCAGGAGCCCGAGGGCTGTGATGATTGGGAACCACGACTGGCTCGGCATGTGGATGCCATGGGGCTCCGCGGGCGGTGCCGGTGGCTTGTCCTTCGCGAGATGCTTCTCGTGGAAGAAGGGATCGCGTGCGCGCACCACGGGAATCGTGTCGAAGTTGTGTTCCGCTGGCGGGTGGGCGATTGCCCACTCAAGCGTGCGGCCATCCCACGGGTCGCGTCCCGACTTCTGGCCCTTGAAGTAGGTGTAGAGGATAACAACGAAGTAGATCCCGATACCGACCGCGAGGATGAACGCACCGATGGTCGCGACGAGATTGGCGCTGTTCCACCCCATGTTGCCGTCGTAAACGGCAGTACGGCGCGGCATGCCGTTCAAGCCGAGGAAGTGCATCGGGAAGAACGTCACATTGAAGCCGACGAAGATGACCCAGAAGGAAAGCTTGCCCCAAAATTCGCTGACCTTGCGACCGAACATCAGCGGGAACCAGTAGTGGATGCCTGCGAGGAGGGCGAAGACCGCGCCTCCGATCAGCACGTAGTGGAAGTGGGCGACGACGAAATAGGAGTCCTGCTGCTGCGCGTCCGCCGGCGCCGCCGAGTGCATGATGCCCGAGAAGCCGCCCATCATGAACATCCAGAGGAAGCCCAGCGCGAACATCATCGGCGTGCGGGTCATAATGTGACCGCCCCACATGGTGCCGATCCAGTTGAACATCTTGACGCCCGTCGGCACCGCGATCGCCATGGTGGCCAGGGCGAAGGCAGCGGTCGCCATCGTGCCCATGCCGGTGGTGAACATATGGTGGGACCACACGCCGAAGCCGAGGAGGCCGATGGTCGCACCCGAGAAGACGATGATCGGGTAGCCGAAGAGCGGTTTGCGCGAGAAGGTTGGGATTACCTCGGAGATCACGCCCATGGCGGGCAGAATGAGGATGTACACCTCGGGGTGTCCAAAGATCCAGAAGAGGTGCTGCCAGAGGATGGGGAGACCACCCTTGGAGACTTCGAAGAATCCCGTGCCGAAGGTGCGGTCCATCATTAATTCCACCAGCGCAATTGTGATCGCGGGGAAGGAAAGGATGATCAGGAACGCGGTCACGAGTGTCATCCACGTGAACACAGGCAGGCGCATCATCGTCATTCCTGGCGCACGCATGTTGATGATCGTGACGATGAAGTTCAGCGAGCCAACGACGGAGGAAACGCCGAGCACCTGAAGGCCCATGATCCACAAGTCAGTCGATGCGTCGCCCTTGAACTGGGTCGAGTACTGGAGGCTCGTCAGCGGCGCGTAGCCGAACCAGCCGATGTCGGGTGCGCCCGATTTCACAAACCAGCCGACGTTCAGGATGATGGCGCCGGACAGGAAGACCCAGAAGGCGAAACCGTTGAGGCGAGGGAATGCCACGTCGCGCGCGCCAATCTGGAGAGGCATGATGTAATTGAAGAACGCGGCCGACAGCGGCATGACGGCGAGGAAGATCATCGTCGTCGCGTGCATCGTGAACAGCTCGTTGTAGAACTGGTGCGAAATGAACGTGTTGTTCGGCACCGCGAGCTGAATGCGGATGAGGAGGGCCTCCAGACCACCGATCAGAAAGAAGATCAGTGCGGAGATGCCATACAGAAGGCCGATGCGCTTGTGGTCGACGGTGGTGAGCCAACTCACGAGGCCCGTCTTGGCGGTCGGTCGCGTGAAGTACCAGGGGCGACGATCGGCGACGGGAGCGTGATGGCCGAGGGACTGACTTTGGGCGGCTGCGTCCATGTGTGCGAAATTACTTGAGGCTGAGCAGGTAGGCGGTGAGCGCGCGACCTTCGGCGTCATTCACCTGGATGTGAGGAGTCAAGGTCCCCTTCTCGTAGTCGAAGAGCATGTAGCCAGGCATCGTGGATCCACCGAGCGGGAGGCCGACAAACATCTTGTTTCCGGGCTTCACCCCGTTCGGGTCGGTGATCCAGCGATGGACGTTGGCCGCGTTGGTCTCGAGGAGACCACCCGCTATCGTGGTGCGACTGCCCACATGGGTCAGGTCGGGGGCTGAAGGATTGCCTCCATCAAAATGACCGCGAACCGCGTGGCAGGAAATGCAGGTCTTCTCCTGGAAGAGCTGGCGACCCTTTGCGATCAGGGCGACGTCTTCCTGGGCGGGGATCTCCTGCTGCTTCTTCCAGTTTTCGAGCGGGTTGGCGTCGAAGCCCGAAGACCACCCGGCGGTGTTGCGCACCTTCGGGGTGGTGTCGTAGGTGGCGAAATCGGCCTGTTGTCCGGTGGCTTCGCGGGCGGGCCGCTTCTGAGCTTCCACCCACGCCTTGAACTCATTCTCCTCAAGCGCGACCACGCGGAAACGCATCACGGCATGGGACTCGCCGCAGTATTCGGCGCACTGGCCCCAGTAATAACCGGGCTTCTCCGCGAGCAGCCACAGGTGGTTGGCGCGATTCGGGATCATGTCCACCTTGCCCGCCAGCTTCGGCACCCAAAAGCTGTGAATCACATCGTAAGTGCGCAGGTTGATGCGCACGGGGCGACCCACGGGAATTACCAGCTCGTTGGCCAACGTGAGCTTGCCCTTGATTCCCTGGCTTTCCACTTCCTCGGACGGGTATTGGAAACGGAACCACCACTGGAAGCCCATGGCGTTGATCTGGTACGCGTTGGGCTTGTCCTCCTCGGGCACGTCGTAGGTGTACCAAATGGCGCGAAGGGTGGGGACCGCGATCACCACGAGCGCCGCGACTGAGGCGACGATGAGGCTGAGCTCAACTAGCGGGTTGCCGTGACTCTGCGGGGGTGGCTCGGCGTGTTCGTCCGCCTCGGTGCGGGCCTTGAACTTGAGCGTCGCGTAGGTGAGGGCGCCGGCAACGATCACGAAGATGACTCCCGTCACCCAGAGCGTGACGTAGAACACCTCGAGCTGCGCGCGCGCCACCGGGCCATGCGTGTCGAAAGTGCTCTGGGGGCCGTGGATCCAGCCGCCGGCAAGGAGGGAAACGATCAACCCGGCTGACGTGAGCAAGACACGGCGCGGGAGGGTACGAGGAGAACGCAGTACGGACATGAGTGGGTGGAATGCGGCTGCGGCCGCGCTGGGCGGCGCACCGGAGTGCACAGGGTTCCCATGCAGCATGGTATTTCAAGCCATAAAACTGCAAATTAGCAGGCCTTTAACCTTTGCCTAGGCGCGCTGCTGCGCAGCAATCAGGCTTGCATAACAAAAAATGCACACTGCGTCAGGCACTTGCCGGCCACCACTGGTACAAAAAGAGATACACAAGCACCCCCGTCACGGAGACATAGAGCCAGATGGGCATCGTCCATTTGGCCCAGCGGCGGTGGGTTTCCCAATCGCCCTTGATCGCGAAATAGAACGTCTTGGGCACTAGCCACGCGATTGCCATCGCGAGCACCACGTGGGTGAAGAGCATCCCGTAATAGAACCCCTTGATCATGCCGTCGCCTCCGAAGGGAGTGTGTACGCCGCGAACGAGGATCTTATGGGCGACGTAGCCGATGAGGAAGACAGCCGACAGCCCGGCGGACGTAAGCATGCACTTCCGATGCAGTTCCTTGTGGCCGGTCTTGATCGCGACCAAGCCGACCGTGATGGCGAGCGTCGCGGCCGCGTTCAGGCAGGCGTTGAGCGCAGGGATGTCTTGGACATTCATGGGACAGTTCAGGGAAAGCGAAACACGCGGTCAACCACCAGCCAGACCAATTGCAACGGAAGCCACGAGACGGAGGCAAGGAAGAGTCGGCGCGCGTGTTGTTCCGGGGTGCGTGATGTCGTCGCGCCGCGAACGGCCCGATCAAACACCCAAGCGCGCGAGAAAAACCAGGCTCCCAGCAGGAGCGACACCGCGAAGTAAACCATTCCGCTCCCGAGGCAAAAGGTCGGCATGCAAGCCGCGAGAACAGCCGCAACGGTGGTCAGCAAGGACCAGCGTGCGACTTTGCGTCCAGTCTCGTCCCGCACGGCCAGGTTGGGAAAGTGAACCGCCGAATAGTCTGCGCGGTAGATCCACGCGATCGCCATGAAGTGAGGCACCTGCCAAAAGAAGAGCAGGAGGAACAGGATGAGGCCGAGTTCTCCTTCGCCTTCCGCCGCAGCCCAGCCAATCAACGGCGGGAACGCCCCCGCCACGGCGCCAATCTCGGTGGAGAAACGCGACCAGCGCTTCGCCGGCGTGTACACGGCGAGATACGAAATGATGGTCAGGAGCGCGAACAGCGCAGCGAAGCCGTTGACCTGGGTGTAGAGGCTCGCGAGGCCCGCGGCGCAACTGCCCCAGCCGAGAATGAAGGCGGTACCCGTCGGCATGCGGCCCGCAGGGATGGGGCGGTCGGCCGTGCGACGCATCTTTGCGTCGGTGTCGCTCTCCATCCACTGGTTGAGGGCGGCGACACCTGCGGCACTCAGGCAGGTGCCGATCAGCATCCAGAGAAAAAGCCGGCCGTCCCAGACGGGCCGCGACGCGAAGTAGCCGACGACGGCGGTCGCCACGGAGAGCATGCTTAGGCGCGGCTTGGTCAGCTCAAGGTAGTCCGCGAACCGCGGTTGGGGCGTGGCTGTCATCGGGGTGCTCACGCCCAGGCCTCGATTCGTCCGCGCCTGAGCCACCAGGCGAGCAGGAACGTGGTGGCAAACACGAGGGCGCCAACCAGAACGTGGGCGGTGGTGATGTAGGGGTCGCGCGCCGTCCAGATCGCGAGCGCCCCGAGGGAAATCTGCACGCCGACAAGCACAGCCAGCGAGAAGGCGACGGTGCGGAGCGTGGGGCTCGATGCAGGACTCCGGAAGGTGCGCACGACGAGGTAGCCAAGCGCCAGCAGGAGCACCAGGGCCATTGCCCGATGCGCAAAGGCCAGAGCCACACGGAAATCCCAGCGCGCGGGGAGAAGGCCGCCCTCGACCGCAAGGGGAAACGTGGGGATCGCCAGGCCCGCATGGTTGTGCCGCATCATGACGGCAATGACGAGCTGCAGGAGCACGAGCGAGGCGCCGAGAACGGCGGCGCGCTCGAGGCCGGTGTCGGGGGACGGCACCGGCGCATGTATCCATGTTTTGGATACCGAGGCGGCGATCGCGAATAGAAGGCACACAAAGACCTGCGCCAGCACGCCGTGGGGCACGCGAAGCATCTCTCCGAGGGACATGTCAAACCCGGGCACCGGAATCTCGTGCAGGGTGACGCGCAAACCGCCGATCAGGCCCTGGATGACCACGATCGCGACTGCAGCCCAGGCGAGCCGCCTCAGCCAGCGCCTCGGGTCGCGAAGCTGGATCCAGATCGCAAGGGCGATGGTGATCAGGCCCATGGTCGCGCCGGAAAGCCGGTGGGAGTGCTCGGCAAACATCATGATGTCCGAGAGCCAGCCTTCGGGATTGATCGAGCCGTTCGACAGGGGCCAGTCAGCGAACGCCATGCCGGCGCCGATACTTGTCGTGAACGCACCGAGGGTGACCAGGACAAAAACCCACACGCTTCCAATGGCGGCAAACCAGGCGAGGGCGGGGTGATGGACGGTCTTGGAGGGCGGCGTGGACACAGCGGGTGCGAGACTCAAAAACGGTAGAGGCTACGGTGCGGGCGGCCTTTGACAATGGCGATGTTGCACGGGCGGGAATAATGGGCACAGTTGCGCCCCTCCCCGAAATGAACCTGTCTCCCGGTAAATCCTTGTTGGTCTTTCTTTGCTTCGCCTTTGCTGCCAGCAGCATCGGTTGCAGGCGCCAGGCTTCCGAAGGCAAGGAGCCTGCCGCTGCGGCGGAGATCCGCCATCCATTGCGCGGGGAGATCCTGGAGGTGCACGCCGAGGGCAATGTCCTCGTGGTCAGGCATGACGAGATCCCGGGCTACATGCCTGAGATGACCATGGAATTCACCGCGAGCAGCGGCGACGTCGCGCTCGCGAAGCCCGGCCAGCACATCCGGGCTCAACTCGTGCAGCGCGGGGACGACTTCTCGCTCGAGCAAATCTGGCCGGACGACGCGGCGGTCTCGGGGAGGCTCGACGCGGCGGCCCGGGAACTCGTCCAGGACACGGTGAGCAAGGGAAAGGGCGCCTATCGTGAAGTGGGCGAGGAGATTCCGACGTTCACGCTGCTCGACCAGACCGGCACCGTGGTGGAGAGCGGGCGTTTCCGCGGCAAGCAGGTGCTCTTCAACTTCATCTTTACACGTTGTCCGGTCGCGACGATGTGTCCGGCGTCGGTCGCGAAATTCCAAACCGTCCAAGCCCAGGCGAAGGACCTTGGCGTCAAAAATCTTGAACTGGTCTCCATCAGTCTCGATCCCACCTATGACACCCCGGGCGTACTTCGCGAGTACGTCCTCCAGCGTGGAATCGACACTTCGAACTACACCTTCCTCACCGGACCTGAGTCGGCGATCAAGAGCCTGCTGGCGCAATTCGGCGTGCACACGGACTTCAGTGGCAAACTCGTCAACCACACACTCGCGACGGTCCTCGTCTCCCCGCAGGGTCGCATCATCCATCGCGCGGATGGCAGCGGATGGACGGTGAAGGAGTTTGTTGAGCGGCTCAATCGCGACTGAACCATGGCCACGCTCCGAAAGGATCAGATACGCGGAATCGTCGTGGCGACTGCCGTGGCTCTCGCCATCTACATTGGGTTTCGATTGCTGCCGACGGGGACAAACCTGAGTCATCTTGATTTCAGGCCCGGCGGTACGTCGGTCGAGATGTGCGACCCGTCGAACCCGCAGTTCATTCCAGTCGTCACCGTGAAATCGCCGGTGGCCCTGACGGTGTCCCCGGTCAAAGTGGAGCAGGGCCGCGCGCAGCGTCTCGTATTCAAGCTCGAGGCCGCCAGCGGCAAGCCTGTCGGCCCCGAGGATCTCGTCGTCACCCACACGCAGAAGCTCCACCTGCTGGTGATCAGTCCCGACCTCGAGGATTACCAGCATTTGCACCCGCAGCCGGGGGCCGAGCCTGGGGTGTGGGAAACGGAATTCACCCCTCGCCGCGAAGGGGAGTACCGGATCTTCGCCGACTTCACCCCAGTGGCGACGGGCCGCGGGCTCTATGGCTTTGCCGCCATTGAAGCCCACCCGGCCCCGGGCGCTGCCTCCCAACGCGCGGAGCGTGAGGACGCCGTCCAGGTGCGACTCGCCGCGGGACCTGAGGGAATCCGCGTGAATCGGCGCGCGTCGTTAACGCTGCAATTTTCAGGGCGAGACGGCGCTCCCGTCACGCTTGAGCCCGTCATGGATGCCTACGCGCATCTGGTTGCGTTTGATCCAGGACGGCTGGGATACGCGCACCTCCATCCGCAAACACAGGAGGCCGCGACGCAGGCGAATCCCCAAGCGACGCTGCCGTTCGAGGTGACGTTTCCCAAGTCGGGCCCGTATGTCGTGTGGGCGCAGTTCAAGGTGGACGGGCGAGAGCAGTTTCGGCGTTTCGACATTGAGGTGACTCCGTGAGCGAAGCCGCTGTCCAGGTGCCTGAACCGGGACTGCAGGCAGACCAGCGCACACTTGACCGGGCGTGGTTGCGCATCGGGGCGGGCGCGGTGATCGCCGCTCAAGGGATGGTCTTCACGTTCGCCCTCAACCTGGGCGAGGAGGAGGCAATCGACCTGCCGCGTGCGGTCGTTCACGGGCTGCTGATAGCCTCGGCATTCGGGTCGCTGGCTTTTCTCGGAGGCGATCTCGTGCGCGAAAGCGTGGGGGCACTGCGCGCCCGACGAGTCACCGTGGACCTGCTTTTTCTCGTGACGCTTCTCGGCGCCTTGGTGGGCTCGCTGATGAGCACCTTTCGAGGCGTGGGCGAAGTCTATTATGAAGTCGTGGCCATCCTGATCGTCGTGCACACGCTTGGGCGCATGCTCGGCGCCCGCAGCCGCGTGGCGGCGTTGCGCTCGGTGCAGCAAATGCGGCAGGAATTCTCGCGTTGCCGGGTGGTGCGTGCGGACGGGAGCGAGGAAATCGTGCCTTACACGGCAGTACGCGAGGGCGATCAGGTGCGCGTTCTGCCGTCGGAGAAAGTGCCGGTCGACGGGACGATTGTGAAGGGCGTCAGTGATGTGGAGGAGTCTGCGATGACAGGAGAGTGGCGCCCGGTCCGCCGCGGCGCTGGGGATTCGGTGCAGGCGGGAAGCCACGTGCTCGACGGGGAATTGGTGGTAAAGACCCGGGGCGGCGTGAGGCAGGTGGACCAAATCCTCGAGGCGGTGGAGCGCGCCCAACTCGCCCCCTCACGCATTCAGGCACAGGCGGATCGGCTCACCACGCTCTTCCTCCCGCTGGTGTTGGTGGCTGCTGTCGGCACGGGCGTGGCCTGGTCGTTCTGGGCGCCGTGGGATGTCGCCCTGTTTCGGGCCATGGCTGTGTTGCTTGTGGCTTGCCCGTGTGCGATGGGGCTCGCGACGCCGGTCGCGATCTGGGGAGCACTCGCGAGTCTCGCGCGCATTGGCATCATCGCACGCTCCGGCGACTTCGTGGATCAACTCGCCCATGTCGATACGCTGTTCCTCGACAAGACCGGGACGCTCTCATCGGGCGAGCTCCGTGTCGGCGAATGGCGATGGGAGAATCCGGATGACCAGATGGAAATTCAAAGGGTTGTGGCGTCGCTCGAAGCCGGATTGGTGCACCCGATCGCACGCGCCCTCTCAAGTTCCTTGCAGGGAGTTGGGCAGGTCCCGGTCGATGGCCGCGCGCTTGTGCCGGGCGAGGGCGTGAAGGGGGGCGTTGCAAACGTCACCTGGGCGGTCGGAAGTGATTCGCTCGGACGGGGGACGCCCGCGGACGCTCGCCAGGGGAAATGGGTGCACGTATTTCGAGACGGCGCCTGGAAGGCCTCCGCGCAAATCGTGGAAGATTGGCGCGAGGGATTGCCTGAGGCCCTCGTTGAGTTTCGCAGGCAAGGGCTGCAGGTGGAGGTGTTGAGTGGTGATCCGCAGGCCAGGGAAGTGCTGGTCCTCGATCTGCCCGTGCATGCGGGGCTGCGCCCCGAGGACAAAGTCCGCAGAGTGAAGGAGGCGCGTGCCAGCGGCCGACGGGTCCTGCTGGTGGGGGACGGTATCAACGATGCCGAGGCGATGAGCGCCGCGACCGTCGCGATCGCGATGGTCGCGGGCACGGACCTCGCGCGCGCGGCCTCGGCGGCGGTGCATCGCGGTGCGCGCATCGACAACCTGCCCTTGGCCATCGAACTCGCCCGGCGTGCAAGAACAGCTGTAAACCGAAACCTGGTATTTGCTTTTGGATACAACGTGATCGGCATGGCCTTTGCAGCGTTCGGCTGGCTCCATCCCGTGGCAGCCGCACTTTTGATGGTGGGATCGAGCGCGATCGTGTCGGTCTCGGCCTTGCGTGCAGTTCGGGTGGAACCCTCGCGGCGCTAACCGGGACGCGAGGCGCGCCGGCTCGTCAGGTGCCATTTGCCGCAGGCCGTGCAGCGGTACGCCTCGCGTTGGCGCTCCAGGCCGAGCACGGCAGCAGCATCAAGCGCATCGCCTTGGGTGTCGTAGCGACGCTTTCCCTTGCACATCGCCTCGAGGCGTTCCTTTGGCAGCCGTTTCATTTGGCAACGGTGAAAACCAACGCTGGTTCGTCATTCCGCGCCACCACAAACAATGGGGGAATGGATGCCCCCGTCAGTTTCACCAGGTCGGTCGCAAAGCCTGGAAGCAAAAGACCTGAATCGTGGGGCGCCACTTCGCGGAAGGTGCCGTCACCATTGCCAGCGAGTACCACACCGAGGCCTCCTGAAAAGCGGCCAATCACCGGATGGGGAAGGGGACTGTTCTGGCCCGCGACTAGGTCAACTTTCCCGTCCTGGTTCAGGTCGCCCAGCCACAGGCAGGTAAGCG encodes:
- a CDS encoding heme-copper oxidase subunit III, with the translated sequence MSSHAASGHIDHHHDHTTSTGIPNKKLFMWAFLASDCMFFGTLISTHLIYRLHPPPGSPDPKSIFSIELTSFSTFILLMSSLLMALAVNACQKGRVESTRKNLLGTIFFGLIFLACQVYEFSHFVHEKGLTLSNSTFGSTFYTLTGTHGCHVAIGVLWLILMYIRSFKPADADEGRPWIGKAVVHLLVFLVTIVASMSAMMSYTHIAAEHGWGAVGTFLSHHPISTAVTLAGVIALWALGRDKSTAEFGEANAIDVESMGLYWHFVDIVWIVIFTAVYLLEYV
- the dapF gene encoding diaminopimelate epimerase; amino-acid sequence: MRFAKYHALGNDYVVLDPKDFPQWAKGPTVEQIVRVCHRNFGIGSDGILWGPLPSGLAHAKLRIYNPDGSEAEKSGNGVRIFARYLWDEKKAGREFSLETLGGIVQARVHGNGETLTIDMGRVSFSKDKIPVLLPDGPAEVLDQPLTVVDRHFLFSAATVGNPHCVIPVATATPEIAKTYGPAIELHPYFPRKTNVQFLQVLDRSNIRIEIWERGAGYTLASGSSSSAAAAVAHRLGLVDRSVTVHMAGGTLGIEIGDDYEIRMSGPVTRVATGELVSEMF
- the cyoE gene encoding heme o synthase → MTATPQPRFADYLELTKPRLSMLSVATAVVGYFASRPVWDGRLFLWMLIGTCLSAAGVAALNQWMESDTDAKMRRTADRPIPAGRMPTGTAFILGWGSCAAGLASLYTQVNGFAALFALLTIISYLAVYTPAKRWSRFSTEIGAVAGAFPPLIGWAAAEGEGELGLILFLLLFFWQVPHFMAIAWIYRADYSAVHFPNLAVRDETGRKVARWSLLTTVAAVLAACMPTFCLGSGMVYFAVSLLLGAWFFSRAWVFDRAVRGATTSRTPEQHARRLFLASVSWLPLQLVWLVVDRVFRFP
- a CDS encoding DUF420 domain-containing protein, whose product is MNVQDIPALNACLNAAATLAITVGLVAIKTGHKELHRKCMLTSAGLSAVFLIGYVAHKILVRGVHTPFGGDGMIKGFYYGMLFTHVVLAMAIAWLVPKTFYFAIKGDWETHRRWAKWTMPIWLYVSVTGVLVYLFLYQWWPASA
- a CDS encoding SCO family protein; amino-acid sequence: MNLSPGKSLLVFLCFAFAASSIGCRRQASEGKEPAAAAEIRHPLRGEILEVHAEGNVLVVRHDEIPGYMPEMTMEFTASSGDVALAKPGQHIRAQLVQRGDDFSLEQIWPDDAAVSGRLDAAARELVQDTVSKGKGAYREVGEEIPTFTLLDQTGTVVESGRFRGKQVLFNFIFTRCPVATMCPASVAKFQTVQAQAKDLGVKNLELVSISLDPTYDTPGVLREYVLQRGIDTSNYTFLTGPESAIKSLLAQFGVHTDFSGKLVNHTLATVLVSPQGRIIHRADGSGWTVKEFVERLNRD
- the ctaD gene encoding cytochrome c oxidase subunit I; protein product: MDAAAQSQSLGHHAPVADRRPWYFTRPTAKTGLVSWLTTVDHKRIGLLYGISALIFFLIGGLEALLIRIQLAVPNNTFISHQFYNELFTMHATTMIFLAVMPLSAAFFNYIMPLQIGARDVAFPRLNGFAFWVFLSGAIILNVGWFVKSGAPDIGWFGYAPLTSLQYSTQFKGDASTDLWIMGLQVLGVSSVVGSLNFIVTIINMRAPGMTMMRLPVFTWMTLVTAFLIILSFPAITIALVELMMDRTFGTGFFEVSKGGLPILWQHLFWIFGHPEVYILILPAMGVISEVIPTFSRKPLFGYPIIVFSGATIGLLGFGVWSHHMFTTGMGTMATAAFALATMAIAVPTGVKMFNWIGTMWGGHIMTRTPMMFALGFLWMFMMGGFSGIMHSAAPADAQQQDSYFVVAHFHYVLIGGAVFALLAGIHYWFPLMFGRKVSEFWGKLSFWVIFVGFNVTFFPMHFLGLNGMPRRTAVYDGNMGWNSANLVATIGAFILAVGIGIYFVVILYTYFKGQKSGRDPWDGRTLEWAIAHPPAEHNFDTIPVVRARDPFFHEKHLAKDKPPAPPAEPHGIHMPSQSWFPIITALGLLVAALFYSYHHFTGAIAGGVLLFLGVYGWSHEGPGGYHIHLDEHSGDDSSHKAH
- a CDS encoding cytochrome C oxidase subunit IV family protein is translated as MEHATHAPFAADGQHHPSKFHIFVQIAMILAAITGVEIVLVYLPLAKWLIIGSLAVLSLVKFLLVIFYFMHLKWDKAFCTVLFFIGLILGGGTLWALLLLFSAESSLPPVDEISSLITLYAHNLA
- a CDS encoding COX15/CtaA family protein produces the protein MSTPPSKTVHHPALAWFAAIGSVWVFVLVTLGAFTTSIGAGMAFADWPLSNGSINPEGWLSDIMMFAEHSHRLSGATMGLITIALAIWIQLRDPRRWLRRLAWAAVAIVVIQGLIGGLRVTLHEIPVPGFDMSLGEMLRVPHGVLAQVFVCLLFAIAASVSKTWIHAPVPSPDTGLERAAVLGASLVLLQLVIAVMMRHNHAGLAIPTFPLAVEGGLLPARWDFRVALAFAHRAMALVLLLALGYLVVRTFRSPASSPTLRTVAFSLAVLVGVQISLGALAIWTARDPYITTAHVLVGALVFATTFLLAWWLRRGRIEAWA
- the coxB gene encoding cytochrome c oxidase subunit II encodes the protein MSVLRSPRTLPRRVLLTSAGLIVSLLAGGWIHGPQSTFDTHGPVARAQLEVFYVTLWVTGVIFVIVAGALTYATLKFKARTEADEHAEPPPQSHGNPLVELSLIVASVAALVVIAVPTLRAIWYTYDVPEEDKPNAYQINAMGFQWWFRFQYPSEEVESQGIKGKLTLANELVIPVGRPVRINLRTYDVIHSFWVPKLAGKVDMIPNRANHLWLLAEKPGYYWGQCAEYCGESHAVMRFRVVALEENEFKAWVEAQKRPAREATGQQADFATYDTTPKVRNTAGWSSGFDANPLENWKKQQEIPAQEDVALIAKGRQLFQEKTCISCHAVRGHFDGGNPSAPDLTHVGSRTTIAGGLLETNAANVHRWITDPNGVKPGNKMFVGLPLGGSTMPGYMLFDYEKGTLTPHIQVNDAEGRALTAYLLSLK